TCCCTTCCGGCTCCGCGTCGTAGGAGCGACGGCGCTCCTCCATGACCACGTTGCGCTCGGTGTAAAACTCGCGGAGCACCGCGTTCTGCATCCGGTCCGACTCGATGGCCGCCCAGAGCTCCAGCTTGTTGGCCGGGATGTTGATCAGGTAGGTGGTGCCGTCCTTGCTGGTGAAGGCGTTGTAGCCGGAGCCGCCGTTACGCGAGTAGATGTCGGCGAACTCCTCTTTCACCACGTACTTTTCCGCCTCCTTCTCCAGGGCGGCCAGTTCCGCGCTCAGTTTCTCGATCACCTTGGGATCAGCCTGTTCGCGCTTGATCTTCTCGGCTATGAGCTTTTGTGCGGTCGCCTCGATCTTGTCCAGAATCGGTTTCTCGGCGGCGTAGTCCCTGGTGCCCAGGGTCTTGGTCCCCTTGAAGAGCATGTGCTCCAGGAGATGGGCGAGCCCCCGCTCGTCGCTGCGTTCATCCACGCTTCCTACCTTGAAGCGGATCCAGGCCGCTACGGTGGGTGAGTTGTGGCGCTCAACCATCAAAAGCTTCATCCCGTTTTTCAGGGTGTGCTCTTGCACCCGTTCGGCCAGTCCTTGGGCAAAGCAGGTGGCGGCGTTGACCAGGATGGCAAGGGCGACAACGCATCTTGCTACTGACTTCATGACTACCTCGGCTCGGTGATTTTAATGTGAAGCGAGAAAAAAGATAACATTTGTCCTGTTGAAGCGCAAGGGGCTTGCAGACAAGAAATCCCGCGGGAGGTGCTCCCGCGGGATGGGGTGCGGCGCAAGGTGGTAATTGGACGACAGTCTACTTGAGGGCCTGGGCGAACACCTCGCGGATGTCCTCCACGAAGAAGAACTGCAGCTCCTCTTTCACGTTTTCCGGGATGTCTTCGAGGTCCTTCTTGTTCTTCGCCGGCGCCAGCACCTTTTTCACCCCGGCGCGGCGAGCGGCGAGGACCTTTTCCTTGAGGCCGCCGATAGCGAGCACCCGTCCGGTGAGGCTCATCTCGCCGGTCATGGCGACGTCGCGGCGTGCCGGGCGTCCCGAGAAGAGTGACACGATAGTGGTGGCCATGGTGATCCCGGCGGATGGGCCGTCCTTGGGAATGCTCCCGGCGGGGACGTGGATGTGCAGCGTGGTGTCGTCAAAGGCCTTTTTCTCGATGCCCAGTTCGGTGCAGTTCGCCTTGACGAAGGAGAGGGCGGCGCGGGCGGATTCCTTCATCACCTCGCCCAGCGAACCGGTCAGGATCAGGTCTTCCTTCCCCTTCATCTTGGTGGCTTCCACGAAGATGATGTCGCCGCCGCTCTCGGTCCAGGCCAGGCCGGTAGCGACCCCAACCCGGTCCTTCTCGGAGGCCACCTCGTCAAAGAACCGCGGCGGGCCTAGCAGTTCGGCAACGGTTTCCGGATCGACCAGGGTCCGCAGCGGCTTCTCCTGAGCCACCTCCTTGGCGATCTTGCGGCAGACGGAGGCGATGTTGCGCTGCAGGTTCCTGACCCCCGCCTCCCGGGTGTAGTCGTGGGTGATCCGGTAGATCGCCTCGTCGGTGAACTCGGGCACCATCTTGGCCAGCCCGTTTTCCTCGACCTCGCGGGCGATCAGGTACCTCTTGGCGATGTTCAGCTTCTCCTCGTCGGTGTAGCCGGAGAGTGTGATCACCTCCATGCGGTCCTTCAACGGAGCCGGGATCGGGTCGAGCTGGTTGGCTGTGGTGATGAACATCACGTTGGTCAGGTCGAACGGGACGTCCAGGTAATGGTCGGTAAAGGAGAAGTTCTGCTCCGGGTCCAGCACCTCCAACAGGGCGCTGGCCGGGTCGCCGCGGAAGTCGGCGCCGATCTTGTCCACCTCGTCCAGCATGAAGACCGGGTTGTTGGAGCCGGCGCGGTTGATCTCCTGGATGATGCGGCCGGGGAGGGCACCGATGTAGGTGCGCCGGTGCCCGCGTATCTCCGCCTCGTCGCGCATGCCGCCCAGCGAGATGCGGATGAATTTCCGTCCCAGGGTGCGGGCGATGGACTTGCCCAGGCTGGTCTTGCCGACCCCCGGAGGGCCGACGAAGCAGAGGATCGGTCCCTTCATCTTGTCTTTCAGGGTCCGCACCGCCAGGTACTCGAGGATGCGCTCCTTCACCTTCTTCAGGTCGTAGTGGTCCTCGTTCAGAACCGTCTCGGCCTGGTTGATATCCTTGTTGTCCGGGGTGCTAGTCTGCCACGGGATGGTGGTCAGGTAGTCGAGGTAGGTGCGGGAGACCGTGTACTCGGGAGACGCCGGGTTGATCCTCTCCAACCGCCTCATCTCCTTCTCGGCGATTTTGCGGACGTCGTCGGGCATCTTGGCGCTCTCGATCTTGCTCCGGAGCTCGTTGGTCTCGCCCTGGCGCGAATCCTCCTCGCCCAACTCCTCCTGGATCTGCTTCATCTGCTCGCGCAGCAGGAATTCCTTCTGGCTCTTGCCGACCTTCTTGGTGACCTCGGCCTGTACCTCGCCCTTGATCTGCAGCCGCTGCACCTCGTTGGTAAGGTGCATGTAGACCTTCTTGAGCCGCTCAAGCGGGTCGACGGTCTCCAGGAGCTTTTGCAGTTCGTCGATGGGGAGGTTCAGGTAGAGCGCCACCAGGTCGGAGAGACGCGCGGGGTTGTCGATGAAGTCGATCATCTTCATAACGTCGTCGGGAAGGGGGCGGCCGTAGGAGAGGGCGATTTTCAGGAGGGCATTCAGGCTGCCGACCAGCGCCTCCGAGACCATGGACTTCTCGGCGAATTCGCGCACCGGTTCCAGGCGGGACAGCGCCACCGGGGTCTGCTGCACGATGGCCAATACCCGGACCCGGATCACGCCTTCGAGGACGACCTTGGCGCCGCCGCCGGCGAGTTTGTTGATCTGCACCACCTTGCACAGCGTCCCGATCTCGTGCAGTGCCGAGTGCAACTCCCCGGTCGGCTCCTGTTTCAACTTAACCAGGGCCACCAGGTTGTTGAAGAGCACCGCCTCCTCAAAGGGGGGCATATCTTCCTGTTTCAGGAAGATGGTGAAGACCATGTAGGGGAAGGCAATGATCTCCCGCAGGGGATACAGCGGGACGATCTCCGGCATGTTGATGGTAATGTTCTCTGTCATGGCAGTATTTCCAGATACTTGGGTTGAGGGCGCGAATTTAAAAAGATTACTGGAGAAGCGCCCCCTGTCAACCCGGAACTGCCTGTTTAGATGGCCTCCCACGCCTCGTACAGTGCGGCGATTTCGGTGCTCAACTGGGCGTGACGTTCACCGGCGACGCGGGCCGCCTCGTGGTTGGCGAAGAATTCCGGGGCCGCCATTTCCTCCTCCAGCTTGGCGAGTTCCCCCTCCTTGACGCCGATCTTCTCTTCGATCTCGGAGAGTTTCCGTTCGCGGGCGCGCTCCTCCTTCTGGCGCTGCTTGTCCAACTCGCGCTGCTGCTGGCGGGACAGGCGCTGGTCCGGTTGTTCTTCAGCCGGCGCGGCCGCTTTTTCCTCACCCTTGGCGGGGGTGAGCCGTCCCAAGCCGTCCTGCCCCGGTGCTCCGGCAGCTCCTGCGGTCTTCTCCAGGTAGTATTCGTAGTCGCCGTAGAAGCTCTCCAGCTTGCCGCCGCCGACCTCGACCACCCGGGTGGCCAGACCGTCGATGAAATGCCGGTCGTGCGAGACGAAGACTACGGTGCCACCGAAGGTCTTGAGTGCCTCGAGGAGTACGTCCTTGCTGAAAAGGTCGAGGTGGTTGGTGGGCTCGTCCATCAACAGCAGGTTGGTGGGGCGCAGCAAAAGCTTGGCGAGCGCCAGGCGGTTTCTCTCGCCGCCGGAGAGGACGCCGACCTTTTTGTGGATGTCGTCGCCGGAGAAGAGGAAGGCACCCAGGATGTCGCGGAGTTGCGGCACCATGTCGTAGGGAGCGTCCGCCAGCAGTTCGTCGTACACCGAGCGGGACGCGTCCAGTTCCTGGGCCTGGTCCTGGGCGAAATAGTCCTTGATGACGTTGTGCCCGTCCTTGACGGTACCGGAGGTGACGTCGGCGTTGGCCAGGACGCGCAT
This window of the Geomonas agri genome carries:
- the lon gene encoding endopeptidase La, producing MTENITINMPEIVPLYPLREIIAFPYMVFTIFLKQEDMPPFEEAVLFNNLVALVKLKQEPTGELHSALHEIGTLCKVVQINKLAGGGAKVVLEGVIRVRVLAIVQQTPVALSRLEPVREFAEKSMVSEALVGSLNALLKIALSYGRPLPDDVMKMIDFIDNPARLSDLVALYLNLPIDELQKLLETVDPLERLKKVYMHLTNEVQRLQIKGEVQAEVTKKVGKSQKEFLLREQMKQIQEELGEEDSRQGETNELRSKIESAKMPDDVRKIAEKEMRRLERINPASPEYTVSRTYLDYLTTIPWQTSTPDNKDINQAETVLNEDHYDLKKVKERILEYLAVRTLKDKMKGPILCFVGPPGVGKTSLGKSIARTLGRKFIRISLGGMRDEAEIRGHRRTYIGALPGRIIQEINRAGSNNPVFMLDEVDKIGADFRGDPASALLEVLDPEQNFSFTDHYLDVPFDLTNVMFITTANQLDPIPAPLKDRMEVITLSGYTDEEKLNIAKRYLIAREVEENGLAKMVPEFTDEAIYRITHDYTREAGVRNLQRNIASVCRKIAKEVAQEKPLRTLVDPETVAELLGPPRFFDEVASEKDRVGVATGLAWTESGGDIIFVEATKMKGKEDLILTGSLGEVMKESARAALSFVKANCTELGIEKKAFDDTTLHIHVPAGSIPKDGPSAGITMATTIVSLFSGRPARRDVAMTGEMSLTGRVLAIGGLKEKVLAARRAGVKKVLAPAKNKKDLEDIPENVKEELQFFFVEDIREVFAQALK